The nucleotide window TCGAAGATCACGCGTTTTGATCATTCGGATCTCTGTGATTGTGCTCGAATTGCTTTAGCGAGTGTTGTTGTTGGAGCCTGAGGTGCTCTCATGGCATTTCTGCATCTGTTTGGTGTCAGATCTGCTCGATCCGTTGATATTGATGGCTTCATTGTTGTTAATTGTGTGATTTCGGCTGGTAATGTGCAGGGATCCGCAGTCAGAATGGGGCTCACGTTCACGAAGCTTTTCAGCCGGCTTTTTGCCAAGAAAGAGATGCGAATTCTGATGGTCGGTCTCGATGCCGCTGGTAAGACCACCATTCTCTACAAGCTCAAGCTCGGTGAGATCGTCACAACAATTCCTACTATTGGTGAGTCCTTTCTTTCCAGACTGATGCATTGTGTGTGATGATATGATGTACTTTGTAGAATATGTCGCCATGGCTGATATAGCTCAACTTTGATCTGAATTTTGCTCCAAGGCATAAAATCACTGACATGCAACTGCTCAATTTGTTATGAATTTGGACAATGTTGTCTATCAAATTGTTGATTTCTACAGTTTAGATTGAATTGTTCACATTGAGTTCTATGACAATTTTGCTGTGAAAAGGTtcagaagaatttttttttggcattctCCTATTAATTTAATAACTGAAAGTCTGTTTTGGACGGCAAGTGTAGTGGAATATCCAATGTGATCATGTTATGTCATATTTACTAGGTTGCCTTGTGAATTTCAATGATTCTGATATTCCTGAATGAAGTTGATTAGCTTGTGATGTTTCTAAGATTATTGCAAATGTGTAATCTCAGgattaataaaataatattgttGATTGGCAGGATTTAATGTTGAGACCGTGGAATACAAGAACATCAGCTTCACAGTCTGGGATGTCGGGGGTCAGGACAAGGTATGATGTTAGTGATTGTTAAAGAGGCACGTGGAGTGAAATGAAGTTCAAGTTGACTTATTGACAGATTTGAGATGCCCATTTTCTTCCTTTCAGATCCGACCTTTGTGGAGGCACTACTTCCAGAACACACAGGGTCTTATCTTTGTTGTGGACAGCAATGACAGAGACCGTGTTGTTGAGGCAAGGGATGAATTGCACAGGATGTTGAATGAGGTTTGTTCTTATTTTGCAAGAGCACTTTTACAGACATGCTTTAACTTTTTATTCTTGCAGTAACTAGATTCTAGCTTGGTATATGAGGTTAAGTTATGAATGGATGAAAAGACTTGCAGATTGTAGAAATGAATGCAAGGTTATAAAAATTAGAGGTGGAATCAGTTAGCCAGTGGCTTAAGTAGCATATTTTACCTCGTATGTGTATGCCATCGATGTGTGTTGGATATCTGCAAATttatattgtatttttttttttctttccaaaatggACTTATGGAATGAAGCATATCTTGACCAATATGCTACTTTGCTTTAGCTTTGCCTATTATGCCTAAATTAATAACCATTATTGAACTTGATTTATGTGATTTAGTATGTTCATGTTAATTTGAAGGTCTATTCTTGTATTTCTGTTATCTGTTACCTTTCTCTTTCAAGGTTTTATCCGAGTGAGATTGGATGTATTAGGATTTGCAATTGTTTTCTGTTCCATGTTTTAATTAAATTATATGCTGGTTTCAGGATGAGCTGCGAGAAGCTGTGTTGCTTGTTTTTGCCAACAAACAGGATCTCCCCAATGCAATGAATGCTGCTGAAATTACTGATAAGCTTGGCCTCCACTCTCTCCGACAGCGTCACTGGTACCTTCATGACCTTCATGTCCCCCCTTCCCTTCTGTCATTCATGCAATCAGCTTTAGTCTAATATGCATTTTTTTGTCTTTACAGGTACATTCAGAGCACTTGTGCAACCTCTGGAGAGGGTCTATATGAAGGCCTGGATTGGCTCTCCAACAACATTGCTAACAAGGTAATTACTGATTTCTATTTCACAATGTTTATAACTTTCCATATTGAAATGTATAACTAACCAAGATTACAATTTTAAGTAGCATCATAACTAGTTTATATTTCACCTTCAAAAATACTGATGTTGTTTTGGTCGTTCATGGTTTAGCTGTCTGACTTATTATGATATTATTAGTTGCCAGTCTTCAACATTTGAACTCTCTTCATATTTTCTGATACATTTCTGTTATTGCAGGCTTGATCCCTATTTGGGAGTCGTTTTGAGGACTGGCAATTCTGGATGCAGGGGTGAATATTATCTAGTTCGTTTTTTGTTTCTCCGAGACAATTGAATTTGTTGTTAAATCTGTTTCTCCCGAAAATGATCATTTCATTTGTAGGACCTTTAATGGTTATATTTGTAATAGAAGAATGGTTGGTCAAATGTATACATTTGAGCTTTTGATTGAATTTGGATACAGTGTTCTGagttgtaattggatttcagaCATAGTCCTTTCCTTCTaagatacttttttttttttttgtttatttattttattttaccttatttgtttagttggttGAATGCTGTTTTGGATTCTTTACTGCATATTCTTCTGGGCCTGAGCTATTTTTTTCTGTAGAAAATCGTCTGTTTTCTAGGGTCGAAGATTTTATAAGATTTCCAGTAGAAGCATGTGGGACTTGCATTCTTTGACCATTCCACAAATTTTGGACGAGAAACATGGTTGTACCTTGTACGCATGGGAAGCATATTCTTGGTTGGAATCAAGTGATGTGAATATGTGAACACTTGCACCATAAAGATTCTAAAAATAAACATAGCTCTATTTGTTCTGGACGTGTGAGACTAAAGGTTGTGCTTTGCTTTCGTGTATGATAAACATGATTGGAATTTCGTTGCCACCCATAATTCCAAGTGATGCGAAACCACACTTGAATTTTGGCAAAGGCAATCCATTCCTTGGTTCCCAGTCCCTCCGAGGTTTGGGACCCTTGAGAGGGAGCCCTTTCAATCGTTATTAACTTCCATTTTGGTCCTCTTAGTGATCTATAACTAGGTCAGAGTTCCACTCAAATATCCGCATGTAACACCAAATGAATGCATTTTAGGGTTTAATATCCTCTCATTTCTTTTGTAgtttagttttagttttaggCTGCCAAAAATTTGAAGGCGAATGCTTGATCATTGTCCACGGAACGCCTTTTCATCGAGGCACTGTTGATGAGAGAAACTAAGGAGGTCGGTCGTGTCATCACCACTCAAAACTAATGATATTTTGTTGTATGGTGAAAAATTGGAAGTTACGATATTCTTAGATGGTGAGTCGAACGTTTAACGTGACATGCATACTAAGACGTGCAGACGCTACCACCAAAAATGATCCGCCCGCTTCACCCAAGAGTTCTCCCTACTCATATATGTGGTCTTGAAGTTTTCCAGCCTTTTTTTCTCGATCATTTTGAGACTAATTAGCTAGACTTTACCTTATTGCCCATGCATGTGATGATGCTTAATAAATCCAAAGGCAATAATGAAAGCGTTATGGCCCTTATGGGCCTTGGCATCCTGGAGAGCATCTGCTATACTAGTCATTCTCATGCAAAGCATACATACAAAGTCGACGATCTTTGTCCACCTACATGCGCCTCTTGGCATCTTTGATGGTGCCCGTCACCGCTCTCGCCGTTTTGACCCAGGAGGGCCAGGACCAGCCAAGTATGCTACTGCCTAGCTACTGGCCTCATGtgtaattcataatttcatatacaaGTATACTTCTTTGTGATATATCACTCTAGCGAGTAGCGGCAAATCCCagaaattttcttaataaaaacgTGATTAAGACTAAGATGCGCATTATTGATGGTTGCATAACCTCAATCTTCTCTTTTTATAGTTATAGGAGCAAGTTTGGTGGTGGATCTCTACCTCATAGTAAAGTTGGCAGTGGAAGATTCCTAACCCGACAAAGTATGGTGAGACAATTTAAAGCTTTTGCACTAGAACTAACAAAGTAGGGCATAGGCTACTTGTAAATAAAGAAATGTCATTCCTATAAAATCAAAGGAAATTAACTTCTGATGCAAACTGATCAACTTTTCATATTGATCGATCGGATTCCAAGTGATGATCGTCTCAATTTTGAGCTCCAAGTACCTGATCGAGTACATGCATGCACTGCATCTTAATTCTTGCTGTCTGTCTTTAAGGGCTCAACTGCATGCCCTAGTATGAGCAATCCCTGGAGCTCTGCAAATTAACGTGTTACATGTCCCGTGattgttcttcacttcttcttcaagctgaATTGTTCTGGAAGCTTCTATATTTCTGAACAAGATTGTTGATCCTGCAggcattttcttttctctttttctttctctctgtctTCAAGGGGTTGGTACTTGGGCCC belongs to Rosa chinensis cultivar Old Blush chromosome 4, RchiOBHm-V2, whole genome shotgun sequence and includes:
- the LOC112196286 gene encoding ADP-ribosylation factor 2, which translates into the protein MGLTFTKLFSRLFAKKEMRILMVGLDAAGKTTILYKLKLGEIVTTIPTIGFNVETVEYKNISFTVWDVGGQDKIRPLWRHYFQNTQGLIFVVDSNDRDRVVEARDELHRMLNEDELREAVLLVFANKQDLPNAMNAAEITDKLGLHSLRQRHWYIQSTCATSGEGLYEGLDWLSNNIANKA